CGTTACGGTCGACGCCTGTGACCCCGTCTCCAAGGAGCCCGAGCTCAAGCACTGCGCCGTCCGGCTCACTCCTCTCGAGTCGAAGCGCGACGGGTAAAACGAGGTCGGTGTTTGGCCGGGTCGAGCGGCCACCTGGTCTCAGACGAGGCCGGCTGGCGCCTGCCCGCTACAGGCGAGGCTCGGACCAGACCCCCGCAGGCACAGGCGACGCGTGGGCCGGCGTCTGCGCGGCGGCGGGCCCGCCTGAGCGGGCGCGGTAGGAGAAGCGGAGGAGGAGGGGCGTCACTAGGGTCGTCGCCACCGTCATCACGATGGCGGACGAGAAGACCGTCTGGTCGATGAGCCCGTGCGAGAGCCCCGTGACCGCGACCACCAGCGCGACCTCTCCCCGGGACACCATGCCCGCGCCGATGCGGAGCGCGACGGTTCGATCCCGGAGGACGGCGGCGGCGCCGGCGAAGGCTCCGGCGACCTTGGTGGCCACGGCCACCAGCGCCAGGCTTGCGGCGAGCGCAGGCGCCGCTAGCAGGTCGCCCCCGCGCACGTGCAGCCCGACGCTCACGAAGAAGATGGGGATGAAGAAGCCGTAGCCCATCTGCGCCACGGCCGACGAGACGGCGTGGCGCACGTCCGTCCGTGTGACCAGGACGCCCGCCAGGTACGCGCCGGTGATGGGCGCGAGCCCGCCGAACCGCTCCGCGAGCCACGCGTAGGTCAGGGCCAGCCCCAGCGCCAGGGCGACCTGCGTCTCGGAGGCGACGTGCCGCAGCCGGCGGCCCAGCGCCGGCAGCGCCCACCATCCCAGGGCCATCGCGAGGGCGAGGAAGCCCGCCATGCCCGCCAGCGCCTGCGCCGGGTCGCTCCCCCCTTCGAGCCCGATGACGAGCGACAGGATGAGGACGCCGAGCACGTCGTCCATCACCGCCGCCCCCAGGATCACGCTGCCTTCCAGCGACCGGAGCCTCCCCAGCTCGTTCAGCGTCTGCGCGGTGATGCTCACGCTGGTCGCCGTGAGGATCGTGCCCAGGAACAGGCTCGCGCCCGCGTCGAGGCCGAACCCCAGGCCCACGCCCACGCCGCCGGCGAAGGGCAGCGCCACGCCGCCGAGCGCCGTGAGCGCGGACGCCAGGCTCGCGCTGCGCAGCCCGGCGAGGTCGGTCTCGAGGCCGGCGAGGAACATGAGGAGGAGCACCCCGAGATCGGCGATCCACGAAAGCGGCTCGCCGTCGTGCACCAGGCCCAGGACCGCCGGCCCCAGCAGCAGGCCTACAGTCAGCTTGCCGAAGACCCCGGTCAGCCCGAGCCGGCCGCTCGCCGCTGCGGCGGCCCGCGCCGCGACCAGCACAAGGGCCAGGGTCATCAGGAACGACGTGTCCGAGCCCATGGGGGCGTGTCCTTCCGGCCAGCGCGGCAAGAGGGCTTCCCTACCCTCTCGCCGCGCTCCCAACGCACAGGTGCGGGGAACCCGCTTCCGGCGCTAGTCGACGTCTTCGGGGTGCCCCCGGCGACGCAACAGCGTGGGCGCCACCGCGAACATGGCAAACATGCTCACGAACGCCACTACCGCCAACGCTTCCACCATTTCGCTCTCCTCCTTCCGTGCGCTCGCTGTCCCCCTCGCAACGAGTCGCGGGCTAGCTACCGCCGCCCGGCGCGGGCGCGGGCCGCATGGCGGCCGCGCCGCTCTCAGGCCGGGACGGCGCCTCCACCGGCGCGTCCTCCACGTACGCCCGGAGGCCGTGCTCCGTCAGGTCGAGCCCCAGGCGCTCCTCTTCGGGCGACGCCCGCAGGCCGATGGACGCCTTGATGGCCGCGAAGACGACCGCGGCGGACAGGAGCGTCCACACCACCACCGCCGCCATGCTGATGAGCTGCGCGACGATCTGTCCTGTCTCACCCTCGATGAGGCCGGCCACCTCCGCGCCCGCCGGGTACGTGCCATCCGCGAAGATCCCGACGCTGAGCACCCCCCAGAGGCCCGCCGCCGCATGGACGGAGACGGCCCCCACCGGGTCGTCCACCCGGAGGACGTTCTCGACAAACCAGAGGCTGCCGATCATCACCAGC
This window of the Dehalococcoidia bacterium genome carries:
- a CDS encoding cation:proton antiporter translates to MGSDTSFLMTLALVLVAARAAAAASGRLGLTGVFGKLTVGLLLGPAVLGLVHDGEPLSWIADLGVLLLMFLAGLETDLAGLRSASLASALTALGGVALPFAGGVGVGLGFGLDAGASLFLGTILTATSVSITAQTLNELGRLRSLEGSVILGAAVMDDVLGVLILSLVIGLEGGSDPAQALAGMAGFLALAMALGWWALPALGRRLRHVASETQVALALGLALTYAWLAERFGGLAPITGAYLAGVLVTRTDVRHAVSSAVAQMGYGFFIPIFFVSVGLHVRGGDLLAAPALAASLALVAVATKVAGAFAGAAAVLRDRTVALRIGAGMVSRGEVALVVAVTGLSHGLIDQTVFSSAIVMTVATTLVTPLLLRFSYRARSGGPAAAQTPAHASPVPAGVWSEPRL